Proteins from a single region of Tissierellales bacterium:
- the murJ gene encoding murein biosynthesis integral membrane protein MurJ encodes MSNTKKVAKSAAMIAVLTLISKFLGFIREMLIAYKFGSGYETDTYFVAMTATVLIMSTVGAALNTTLIPIFSEIEEKKGKKHKVKYLNNVLNVVFIITIVLGILGYFLSPVVIRILAKGFTGEQFKLAVKLNRIGLPIMIFLGFTYIFSGFLQSSEIFGPPAIAGIPFNLVYIIYLFIFSNKLGVVGLMVASVIAASAQFLIQVPATKRLGYKYSFDVDLKDRYINKAMILVLPVLLGSAVQQINTVIDKTLASDLVEGSISALNYSAKINSLVISVFVTAITTVIFPMLSRAFNQNDTNQVKEIMAEGINIILIITVPATIGIVLLAQPVVKIFFQRGAFDETATLMTSQALIFYSLGLVGSSLRLMLNKVYYSFQDTITPMVNGIIAVIINLIFNIILVKPMAHSGLALATSISLTVSTLFLFVSLRKKMKGAMGLKRYMECFIKTLISAIIMGLVVKVTYFGLTSLLPDKNIIQLIVLVFTIGLGGFIYTILCSILKVKEIRVLLNRLVRMKKK; translated from the coding sequence ATGTCTAATACAAAAAAAGTAGCAAAGTCGGCTGCAATGATAGCCGTACTTACTTTAATTAGTAAATTTTTAGGTTTTATTAGGGAAATGCTCATTGCTTATAAATTTGGTTCAGGATATGAGACGGATACATATTTTGTAGCTATGACAGCAACAGTTCTTATTATGAGTACTGTTGGGGCAGCTTTAAATACTACCCTTATACCGATATTTTCTGAAATTGAAGAAAAAAAGGGAAAGAAACACAAGGTTAAGTATTTAAACAATGTTTTAAATGTAGTCTTCATAATAACCATTGTATTAGGCATATTAGGATATTTTCTTTCTCCTGTAGTAATTCGAATATTGGCCAAAGGTTTTACAGGTGAGCAGTTTAAATTGGCAGTAAAGCTTAATAGAATAGGACTACCAATTATGATTTTTTTAGGCTTTACTTATATATTTTCAGGTTTTCTTCAAAGTAGTGAAATCTTTGGTCCTCCAGCTATTGCTGGAATTCCTTTTAATTTAGTTTATATAATATACTTATTTATATTTTCTAATAAACTAGGAGTAGTAGGACTTATGGTTGCTAGTGTAATAGCAGCATCAGCTCAATTTTTAATCCAAGTACCAGCAACTAAAAGATTAGGATATAAGTATAGCTTTGATGTGGATTTAAAGGATAGATATATAAATAAGGCAATGATACTAGTTCTACCAGTGCTTTTAGGTTCAGCAGTACAGCAAATAAATACTGTAATAGATAAGACTTTAGCTTCTGACTTGGTAGAAGGTAGTATTTCAGCTTTAAATTATTCTGCTAAAATTAATAGTTTAGTAATTAGCGTGTTTGTTACGGCTATTACCACTGTTATTTTTCCAATGTTGTCAAGGGCCTTTAATCAAAACGATACAAATCAAGTGAAGGAAATAATGGCTGAAGGAATAAATATAATACTTATAATAACTGTACCAGCAACTATTGGAATTGTACTATTGGCACAGCCTGTAGTAAAAATCTTTTTCCAAAGGGGAGCTTTCGATGAAACGGCAACTTTAATGACTAGTCAGGCTTTAATTTTCTATTCTTTAGGATTAGTAGGTTCTTCTTTAAGATTAATGTTAAATAAGGTTTATTATTCTTTTCAAGATACTATTACTCCTATGGTAAATGGAATTATAGCAGTTATTATAAATTTAATTTTTAATATTATTTTAGTGAAACCCATGGCCCATTCAGGCTTAGCTTTGGCTACAAGTATATCACTTACCGTTAGTACCTTATTTTTGTTTGTAAGTTTAAGGAAGAAAATGAAAGGCGCTATGGGGTTAAAAAGATATATGGAATGTTTTATAAAAACTTTAATTTCTGCTATAATTATGGGTTTAGTTGTAAAAGTCACTTATTTTGGTCTTACTTCATTACTTCCGGATAAAAATATAATACAACTAATAGTACTTGTATTTACTATAGGTTTAGGCGGTTTTATTTACACTATTTTATGTAGTATATTAAAAGTTAAAGAAATAAGGGTATTATTAAATAGATTAGTGAGAATGAAAAAGAAATAA
- the eam gene encoding glutamate 2,3-aminomutase — MNTSKTKKAIALERACELKSEIEDYLEVRDKIPKGMSKEQERKTEEKKQKILSLLNASEKDWNDYKWQLSNRITDLNILKQVVSLTQEEISDIKNVGQKYRWGISPYYLSLIDDDNKFDPVKLQSIPTKFELTNEGDSDPMSEEFTNPAGVITRRYPDRLIINVTNICAMYCRHCQRRRNIGSSDHHNSKEDLIDSIEYIKANPEIRDVLITGGDALALSDDMLDWLLGELYKIPTVDYIRLGTRTLVTMPQRITDNLVSILKKYPPIYINTQFNHPMEITKESKKACDKLSLAGIPLGNQAVLLNGINNNKYVMRLLNHELLKCRVRPYYIFHAKNVIGTTHFNTSIDDGIEIIEHLRGYTSGMAIPTYIVNAPNGKGKTPISPQYLISRGRDYIKFRTWEGNIVDYPNKPTQDIKEMLSK, encoded by the coding sequence ATGAATACAAGTAAAACAAAAAAAGCTATAGCTTTAGAAAGAGCCTGTGAGTTAAAATCTGAAATTGAGGACTATCTTGAGGTAAGGGATAAAATCCCAAAGGGTATGTCGAAAGAACAAGAAAGAAAAACTGAGGAAAAAAAACAAAAGATACTTTCACTTCTAAATGCTAGTGAAAAAGATTGGAATGATTATAAGTGGCAGTTGAGCAATAGAATCACCGACTTAAATATATTAAAACAGGTAGTTTCTTTGACTCAAGAAGAAATAAGTGATATTAAAAATGTCGGTCAAAAATATCGTTGGGGCATTTCTCCATATTACCTTTCCCTAATAGATGACGATAACAAATTTGATCCAGTTAAACTACAGTCTATCCCCACAAAATTTGAATTAACAAATGAAGGCGACTCGGACCCTATGAGTGAAGAATTTACTAACCCGGCTGGGGTCATAACGAGAAGGTATCCCGATAGACTTATAATAAATGTTACAAATATATGTGCAATGTATTGTAGACATTGTCAAAGGAGAAGAAACATAGGTTCCTCAGACCATCACAATTCAAAAGAAGACCTCATAGATTCCATAGAATATATAAAAGCTAACCCTGAAATAAGGGATGTTTTAATTACAGGAGGAGATGCCTTAGCCTTATCTGATGATATGCTAGATTGGTTACTTGGGGAACTATATAAAATTCCAACTGTAGATTATATACGACTAGGAACTAGAACCTTGGTGACTATGCCTCAAAGAATTACTGATAATCTTGTTAGTATATTAAAGAAGTATCCACCAATCTATATAAATACTCAATTTAATCATCCTATGGAAATAACTAAAGAATCTAAAAAAGCCTGTGATAAATTATCTCTTGCAGGGATTCCTTTGGGAAATCAAGCGGTATTACTAAATGGAATAAACAATAATAAATATGTAATGCGCCTTTTAAATCATGAACTTTTAAAATGTAGAGTTAGGCCTTATTATATATTTCATGCTAAAAATGTTATTGGAACCACCCATTTTAATACATCTATTGATGATGGCATAGAAATAATAGAACATCTGAGAGGATATACCTCTGGAATGGCTATACCAACCTATATAGTAAATGCTCCTAATGGAAAAGGTAAAACTCCTATTTCACCGCAATACTTAATTTCAAGAGGAAGAGATTATATTAAGTTTAGGACATGGGAAGGAAATATAGTAGATTATCCTAATAAGCCGACTCAGGATATTAAAGAAATGTTATCTAAATGA
- the saoA gene encoding ABC transporter ATP-binding protein SaoA has product MKELKVEKINKTFMNNGKKNQVLKDISFEIEKGQFISLLGPSGCGKTTLLTIIAGFQKADLGATLVGGNEVKKAGPDRGFVFQNYALFPWMTVKENILFPMKQTKMPKDTRKERLEHLLKVAQLEGKENLYPHQISGGMKQRTALVRALATTPDVLLMDEPLGALDFQMRQRLQDELEDIWLEDRTTVVMVTHDVDEAIYLSDRVIVMSTDKGRIVEDMYIDLDRPRDRKSVGYEKYKDNLTDILSKLNMPMEV; this is encoded by the coding sequence GTGAAAGAACTAAAAGTAGAAAAAATAAATAAAACTTTTATGAATAATGGAAAGAAAAATCAAGTTCTTAAGGATATTAGTTTTGAAATAGAAAAAGGTCAATTTATATCTTTATTAGGTCCATCGGGTTGTGGAAAAACTACACTTTTAACAATAATAGCAGGATTTCAAAAGGCTGATTTAGGGGCTACATTAGTAGGAGGGAATGAGGTGAAAAAGGCAGGACCAGATAGAGGATTTGTATTTCAAAACTACGCTTTATTTCCATGGATGACTGTAAAAGAAAATATATTATTTCCAATGAAACAGACTAAGATGCCAAAAGACACAAGAAAAGAAAGATTAGAACATTTATTGAAGGTAGCCCAATTAGAAGGTAAAGAAAATTTATATCCACATCAAATTTCAGGTGGAATGAAACAAAGGACCGCATTAGTAAGAGCATTAGCGACAACACCAGATGTACTTTTAATGGACGAGCCTTTGGGGGCATTAGACTTTCAAATGAGACAAAGATTACAGGATGAATTGGAAGATATTTGGTTAGAAGATAGGACTACAGTTGTTATGGTAACCCATGATGTGGATGAGGCTATTTATTTAAGTGATAGGGTAATCGTAATGTCAACAGATAAAGGAAGAATAGTAGAAGATATGTACATAGATCTAGATAGACCAAGGGATAGAAAAAGTGTAGGATATGAAAAATATAAAGATAATTTAACGGATATTTTAAGTAAATTAAATATGCCAATGGAGGTATAA
- the saoP gene encoding ABC transporter permease subunit SaoP (Most members of this family are selenoproteins with the selenocysteine residue at the channel-gating position.), producing the protein MEDKNSGFDGRLKSKEVTKKGLKDGIYKILVFLIIAGLWQYLAMKINVPLLLPTPRATALALFNSVTDTEILINLFITMQRVMKGFLVALFVGVPLGYIMGLSQTAEKMLGGIIDSVRQIPIMAWVPLTIIWLGIGDGPTIFMIALSGIFPIILNTIEGVKNISKDYYNGAKSMGAGPFSIFINIIIPASLPNVLTGARIAVGTGWMSVIUAEFIATSAGLGYSMVEAQTKMQTDVLMALMFMSAFVGFGIDRILQFINRALTKWRHI; encoded by the coding sequence ATGGAAGATAAAAATTCAGGTTTTGATGGAAGATTGAAAAGTAAAGAAGTGACAAAAAAGGGGCTAAAAGATGGAATATATAAAATCCTTGTTTTTTTAATTATTGCAGGATTATGGCAGTATCTTGCTATGAAAATAAATGTACCTTTGCTTTTACCTACTCCAAGAGCAACAGCCTTAGCATTGTTTAATTCAGTGACAGATACTGAAATTCTAATTAATTTATTTATTACAATGCAAAGAGTTATGAAAGGATTTTTAGTTGCATTATTTGTAGGAGTACCTTTAGGATATATAATGGGGCTTTCACAGACTGCGGAAAAAATGCTGGGAGGCATAATAGATTCAGTTAGGCAAATACCTATTATGGCTTGGGTTCCTCTTACAATAATTTGGCTTGGGATAGGGGATGGGCCTACTATATTTATGATAGCATTATCTGGGATATTTCCAATTATATTAAATACTATTGAAGGTGTTAAGAATATATCGAAAGACTATTATAATGGAGCTAAAAGTATGGGAGCTGGACCATTTAGTATATTTATCAATATAATAATTCCAGCATCATTACCAAATGTACTTACTGGGGCAAGAATTGCAGTGGGTACTGGCTGGATGTCTGTTATCTGAGCTGAGTTCATTGCTACGAGTGCCGGTCTTGGCTACTCTATGGTTGAAGCCCAAACTAAGATGCAAACGGATGTGCTTATGGCACTTATGTTTATGTCTGCGTTTGTTGGCTTTGGTATTGATAGGATACTACAGTTTATTAATAGAGCACTTACTAAATGGAGGCATATATAG
- the saoB gene encoding ABC transporter substrate-binding (seleno)protein SaoB — MAIICKEAAEDFLENVEGFEVVCECIKNSDIFVMKTDKPQKVGMTQDRDYQKQLIKKRFGEDVEIVPMMLGALPYALENDEVDAIVIDFMKGIHLNGKKEDTVLDEDYNTYVLLVSEEFKESLEFKRFIESYNMSLKDLMTNDMKLKEHFYNYTKNNLQEGGLEKWKIKIQVLMED, encoded by the coding sequence ATGGCTATAATTTGCAAGGAAGCAGCTGAGGATTTTTTAGAGAATGTAGAAGGATTTGAAGTCGTTTGTGAGTGCATAAAGAACTCTGATATTTTTGTAATGAAAACAGATAAGCCTCAAAAAGTAGGTATGACTCAAGATAGGGATTATCAAAAACAATTAATTAAAAAAAGATTTGGTGAAGATGTTGAAATAGTACCAATGATGCTGGGTGCCCTTCCATATGCATTGGAAAATGATGAAGTAGATGCTATTGTAATAGACTTTATGAAAGGCATACATTTGAATGGGAAAAAAGAAGATACAGTTTTAGATGAAGACTACAATACATATGTACTATTAGTAAGTGAAGAATTTAAAGAAAGTCTTGAATTTAAGAGATTTATAGAAAGTTATAATATGTCCCTAAAGGATTTAATGACAAATGATATGAAATTAAAAGAGCATTTTTATAATTATACAAAAAATAATCTACAAGAAGGGGGGCTAGAGAAATGGAAGATAAAAATTCAGGTTTTGATGGAAGATTGA